A stretch of Lactiplantibacillus brownii DNA encodes these proteins:
- the brnQ gene encoding branched-chain amino acid transport system II carrier protein, whose amino-acid sequence MLNKIQKRNLTKRDYVTLSSMIFALFFGAGNLIFPLHLGQLAGSHWGIAALGFLVTAVLLPLLSVLAVCVTKSKGVYDIGKPLGATFAVVFMVLIHFTIGPFFGTPRTATVSFTVGLAPFFSAKYQTLALLLFSAAFFGLAYYLSLEQHKIMNRVGKLLNPLFLLLLVVIFFVAFSSPLASAGTTTATAAYQTAGFTNGFLQGYNTMDALAGLALGVTIVTAVNFMGQTDPNKAAWVTARAGLFSMSFEGVIYVLLILVGAQSLGVFKLSDNGGVAFNQIVNHYMGAFGQAVLAVLIITTCLTTAIGLVAAFAQDFHKHFGFLSYKAWLRVTCLASFLTANVGLNQIIAWSTPVLMFLYPLAMALIFLSILSPLFHKAAVVYRWVVVFTVVPAVFDMMAAFPAAVSQSTLGRAMAQVQSFMPLASSGMDWLVPALVGAVFGTLHYLVLQHGKNNVTVGEHE is encoded by the coding sequence TTTTCCACTACATTTGGGTCAATTAGCTGGCAGTCACTGGGGTATCGCCGCCCTGGGATTTCTCGTAACGGCCGTCTTGTTACCGCTACTTTCAGTGCTAGCCGTCTGTGTCACGAAATCCAAAGGGGTCTACGACATTGGTAAACCCCTGGGTGCCACGTTCGCCGTCGTTTTCATGGTCTTGATCCACTTTACTATTGGCCCGTTTTTCGGCACGCCCCGAACAGCAACAGTTTCCTTTACCGTTGGCCTGGCACCATTCTTCTCCGCTAAATATCAAACCTTAGCGTTGCTACTATTTTCGGCGGCCTTCTTCGGACTCGCCTACTATTTGTCGCTGGAGCAGCATAAGATCATGAACCGCGTCGGCAAATTATTAAATCCATTATTTTTATTATTGTTAGTTGTTATTTTCTTTGTCGCTTTCAGTAGTCCATTAGCCAGTGCCGGCACGACCACAGCCACCGCCGCTTATCAAACGGCCGGCTTTACTAACGGCTTTTTACAAGGTTACAACACGATGGATGCTTTAGCCGGCCTAGCTTTAGGGGTAACCATCGTGACGGCAGTGAACTTTATGGGCCAAACCGATCCGAATAAAGCGGCCTGGGTCACCGCTCGAGCGGGGCTATTTTCCATGAGTTTTGAAGGCGTCATCTACGTGCTGCTCATCTTAGTCGGGGCACAATCATTAGGTGTATTCAAACTTTCCGACAATGGCGGGGTCGCCTTTAATCAAATCGTGAATCACTATATGGGTGCCTTTGGTCAGGCAGTTTTAGCAGTTTTGATCATCACTACCTGCCTGACTACAGCAATTGGTTTAGTTGCCGCATTCGCACAAGACTTCCATAAACACTTTGGCTTTTTAAGTTATAAAGCCTGGTTACGTGTCACTTGTTTGGCCTCATTTTTGACGGCAAATGTCGGTTTAAACCAGATCATTGCTTGGTCGACCCCTGTACTAATGTTTCTTTACCCATTAGCGATGGCTTTGATCTTCCTGTCGATCTTGTCGCCACTGTTTCATAAAGCCGCAGTCGTTTATCGGTGGGTCGTAGTCTTCACAGTTGTGCCAGCCGTATTCGACATGATGGCTGCGTTCCCAGCAGCTGTTAGTCAAAGTACCCTCGGTCGGGCAATGGCACAGGTTCAGTCCTTCATGCCATTAGCGTCAAGTGGGATGGACTGGCTGGTTCCCGCCTTAGTTGGTGCTGTATTTGGCACGTTGCACTATTTGGTACTGCAACATGGTAAGAATAATGTGACCGTTGGTGAACACGAGTAA
- a CDS encoding type II toxin-antitoxin system HicB family antitoxin has translation MKDRIVVYPIVISYEEDGTDVPYLVAIPALDGMTQGKSVADSIQMARDFIGLKAITLLADDEELPEMPKKLPTTTNKDDIVTLVDVNVDEYRRKHDNRVIKKTLTIPNYLNEAGIEAGINFSQVLAESLKEKLEA, from the coding sequence ATGAAAGATAGAATAGTTGTTTATCCAATTGTTATTAGCTATGAAGAAGATGGAACCGATGTGCCATATTTGGTAGCGATTCCGGCGCTGGATGGCATGACCCAAGGTAAATCAGTCGCAGATAGTATTCAAATGGCACGTGACTTTATCGGCTTGAAGGCAATCACTTTATTGGCTGATGATGAAGAACTACCAGAAATGCCGAAGAAGTTGCCAACAACGACTAATAAGGATGACATTGTGACGTTAGTAGATGTCAATGTTGATGAGTATCGTCGTAAGCATGATAATCGCGTCATTAAAAAAACACTGACGATTCCTAACTATCTAAATGAAGCTGGAATTGAAGCCGGCATCAACTTTTCGCAAGTGCTTGCTGAATCCCTGAAAGAAAAATTAGAAGCATAG
- a CDS encoding LacI family DNA-binding transcriptional regulator, giving the protein MAATLKDIANAVGVSLATVSRVLNYDQSLSVGDETRQRIFTVADKLQYSKNKRRTNVPVAKQKLAIVQWYSESKEQDDLYYMSIRMGIERQGQARQFEVTRIFQNDTGQLDADVDAVIAVGKFSPQQVQNMATLTDKLVFVDDDQFPAGFDSVLTDFKLATEQVVAYFWHQGIQDIGMIHGAEMTTDHALEVPDQRFLSFKAAMEARHAFDPSRVFQGDYTSQSGFKMMQRAIKTLGTDLPRAFFIANDPMAAGALKALQAAKIKVPEQVKLFSFNDTSLATFVYPELSSVRVATELMGETAVDLIVNRLKTGRTVPQRVVLGTQLVERDSTK; this is encoded by the coding sequence ATGGCGGCAACACTAAAAGACATTGCAAACGCCGTTGGGGTTTCGCTGGCGACGGTCTCACGTGTCTTAAATTATGATCAATCTTTATCAGTGGGCGATGAGACCCGTCAGCGGATCTTTACCGTCGCAGATAAATTACAATATTCAAAAAACAAACGACGGACCAATGTGCCCGTTGCCAAGCAAAAGTTGGCGATCGTGCAGTGGTATTCAGAGTCCAAGGAACAAGATGACCTGTACTACATGTCGATTCGAATGGGAATTGAACGGCAGGGCCAAGCCCGTCAATTTGAAGTCACTCGAATCTTTCAAAATGATACTGGTCAGTTGGACGCGGATGTTGATGCCGTGATTGCGGTCGGTAAGTTTAGCCCACAACAAGTCCAAAATATGGCCACCTTGACTGATAAACTCGTCTTTGTCGATGATGACCAGTTTCCGGCTGGTTTTGACAGCGTCTTGACGGACTTTAAGCTCGCCACGGAACAGGTCGTCGCTTATTTCTGGCATCAAGGCATTCAAGATATCGGGATGATCCATGGTGCGGAAATGACGACGGATCATGCACTAGAAGTCCCAGATCAACGTTTCTTGAGCTTTAAAGCCGCAATGGAAGCGCGTCATGCCTTTGATCCAAGCCGGGTCTTTCAAGGCGACTATACGAGCCAATCTGGTTTTAAGATGATGCAACGTGCCATCAAAACCCTAGGTACTGATTTACCACGGGCATTCTTTATTGCGAATGATCCCATGGCTGCTGGGGCTTTGAAGGCGTTGCAAGCCGCCAAGATTAAGGTGCCTGAACAGGTCAAACTGTTTAGCTTTAACGATACGTCGTTAGCGACGTTTGTGTATCCGGAATTGAGTTCAGTCCGGGTCGCAACCGAATTAATGGGTGAAACTGCAGTGGACCTGATTGTAAATCGCTTGAAGACTGGACGTACAGTGCCACAACGCGTGGTACTGGGGACTCAGTTGGTTGAGCGTGATAGTACAAAATAA